AGTGAGGATGAGCAATCGGCGCAAATTCTCGAAGCCTACCTGGATCGTTACTATCCGGATTGGCGCGCCGGGGCGGAAAAAGAAGCTGCCTCGAACACGTCATTCAAAGATGAAATGGACCGAGCAGAGGCTTTTGAGATACTCGGTTTATCCGAAGAGGCAAGCGATGAGCAGATAAAAGAGGCATATCACAGGCTGATTGCGGGCCTGCATCCGGATCATGGCGGTTCGACCTATCTGGCTGCAAAAATAAACCGCGCCAAGGACGTGCTTCTTTCTTGAGGGAACGTAAGGTTGCAGCGGCCTTATGGGTGTGGCACAAAGGCCGCGCATTCGCTACGCGTTGGTGATTCTTAGTGATCCGAGGAAATTTTTATGGTCAAGCCTGTTAGAAAAGCGGTCTTTCCCGTTGCCGGTCTGGGCACGCGGTTTTTGCCTGCGACCAAGGCGATGCCGAAAGAAATGCTGCCGGTCGTTGACAAACCACTGATCCAGTACGCGGTCGAAGAGGCGCGTGACGCCGGGATTGAGGAAATCATTTTCGTCACCGGTCGCGGCAAGGCGGTTCTGCTTGACCACTTTGATCACAGTTTCGAGCTTGAAGAAATTCTTAAAAATCACGGCAAGGCCGAAGCGTTGTTCCAGGTGCAGGACGTGATGTCAAAGCCGGGGCAGATTTCATCAACCCGCCAGCAACGCCCGCTTGGTCTTGGTCATGCGGTATGGTGCGCGCGTCATTTTATTGAAGATGAGCCGTTTGCGGTGCTTTTAGCCGACGATCTGATTATGGCCGAACCGGGTTGCCTGAAACAAATGATGGACGTTTACAGTGACACTGGCGGCAATGTCGTCGCCAGCGAAGAAGTGCCCCCTGAACACACCGCTCGTTATGGTATTCTGGATGTTGTTGAAGACGATGGCCGTCTGGCCCGCGCCAAGGGGCTGGTTGAAAAACCCGAACCGGCAAAAGCGCCGTCCAATCTTTGCATCATCGGCCGTTATATCCTGCAGCCGGAGGTCTTTGAATATTTGGGCAAACAGGAGCAAGGGGCAGGGGGTGAAATACAACTGACCGACGCTCTTGCCAAAACCATCGACAGAATTCCTTTCCATGGTCTTCGTTTCAAGGGAGACCGTTTTGATTGCGGCGATAAACTGGGATTTATGGAAGCCAATGTCGCTTTCGCCCTGGCCCGTGATGATCTCAACGAAGGCATGACCCGGATGCTAAAAAAGTACGTGAAGGACTAAACGAGTACCCCCTATCATAAAAGGACGATACGTATGACGACCTTACAAGCCCATTCGACAAGGAGCAGTGTCCGCCGTGATGTTGTGCATCACAAGGACATTGCGACGCTGTTCGATGGGCTTGTAAGGTCGCCCGCCGGGTCGCCTATCCGGCCTTCCGGAGGTCGTTGGTGGTGTTCAACGATGCGCCCACATCGCTTTCACGTCACCTCCTACCCGGAAAGCCGGATAGGCGATCAGACGTGTCGTCCTTTTATGATAGGGGGTACTAAATGCGCATTGCGATGATTGGCACCGGCTATGTCGGCCTTGTTTCAGGTGCCTGCTTTTCAGAATTCGGCGTTGATGTGGTTTGCGTCGACAAGGACCAGGGCAAGATTGACCGGCTAGGCGAGGGCATCATGCCGATCTTCGAGCCGGGGCTGGACGATCTGGTTGCAAGTAACGTCAAAGCCGGACGCTTGAGTTTTACCACCGATCTGAAACAGGCCGTCAGCGGTGTTGATGTTGTCTTTATTTGCGTTGGTACACCGACTGAACCCGGCGGCGGCCATGCTGATTTATCCTATGTGTACGCTGCGGCCCGCGAAATTGCCGAAGCCATGGACGGCTACGCGGTGATCGTCAATAAATCTACGGTTCCCGTCGGCACCGGAGACGAGGTCTCAAAGGTTATCTGCGAGGCTAACCCCAAAGCGGATTTTGATGTTGTCTCGAACCCTGAATTTTTGCGTGAAGGATCGGCGATCCATGATTTCATGCGCCCCGACAGGGTCGTGATCGGCACCGAAGTCGAGCGTGCCCAGGAAGTCATGCGCAACCTTTACCGGCCGCTTTATCTGATCGAAACACCGATCCTGTTCACCCAGCGTCAGACGGCCGAGTTGATCAAGTATGCGGCCAATACGTTTCTGGCGACTAAAATCACCTTCATCAACGAAATCTCCGATCTTTGCGAAAAGGTTGGTGCCGATGTGCAAGATGTTGCCAAAGGCATTGGCCTAGACGGACGTATCGGCTCAAAATTCCTGCACAGCGGACCGGGTTATGGTGGCTCGTGTTTTCCCAAGGACACCCTGGCGCTGGTCCATACGGCACAGGATGTCGGCTCGCCCCTGCGTATTGTCGAAGCCGTCGTTGATATTAATGACAAACGCAAAAAGCACATGGCCGATCGTGTGATCGCCGCCTGTGATGGGTCTCTTGAAGGTAAAACCGTGGCGGTTCTGGGAGTGACGTTCAAGCCCAATACGGATGACATGCGGGATTCTCCCAGCCTTGATATTATCCCTGCCATGCAAAAAGCCGGGGCGACAATTCGCGCTTTTGATCCTGAAGGCATGACCGAAGCCGGGGAAATGCTCGACGGCGTTGATTGGTGCGAAGAGTCATACGCAACCATGGAAGGCGCGGATGTTCTGGTTATTATCACCGAATGGAACGCTTTTCGCGGGCTCGACTTCGAGCGTGTTAAATCACTACTGAACAAGCCGATCCTTGTTGATCTTCGCAACATTTATAATCCGGATGAAATGGCCGCAGCCGGTATTGATTATCACTGCCTTGGCCGTCCCACCAAATGACAAAAGAACGCCAACTGGACCCGACAATCCTGCGCGAATATGACATTCGCGGCATCGTTGGCGATACCCTGAACCCGGAAGACTTGCGGGCAATTGGCCATGGCTTTGGCACCATCATTGCGCGGGGTGGCGGCACCTGCGTTGCTATCGGCTATGACGGCAGGCTTTCCTCGCCCGAACTCGCCGCCGCTGCCGTCGAAGGCTTAAGCGCTGCCGGTTTGCGGGTCATGAAAGTCGGGCGTGGCCCCAGTCCTATGCTTTATTACGCCACCCACGTGCTTGAAGCTGATGCCGGTATGATGATTACCGGCTCCCATAATCCGCCCGATTACAACGGCATCAAGATGTCTTTGGGGGCAGGCTCCTTCTTTGGCGACGATATACAGAATCTTGGCAAGCTGGTCGCCGCCGGTGATTTTCTGAACGCCGAAGGATCGCAGGAAGATTGCCCTGTCTTTGATGACTATATAACGCGCTTGCAGAAGGATTATAGCGGCAGCAAGGAACTAAGCGTTGCCTGGGATAACGGCAATGGCGCGGCTGGCGAGGCTCTGGTTGCTCTGGTCGCAGGGCTTCCCGGTCGCCATATTTTGCTCAACGAGAAAATC
This genomic window from Rhodospirillaceae bacterium contains:
- the galU gene encoding UTP--glucose-1-phosphate uridylyltransferase GalU, whose amino-acid sequence is MVKPVRKAVFPVAGLGTRFLPATKAMPKEMLPVVDKPLIQYAVEEARDAGIEEIIFVTGRGKAVLLDHFDHSFELEEILKNHGKAEALFQVQDVMSKPGQISSTRQQRPLGLGHAVWCARHFIEDEPFAVLLADDLIMAEPGCLKQMMDVYSDTGGNVVASEEVPPEHTARYGILDVVEDDGRLARAKGLVEKPEPAKAPSNLCIIGRYILQPEVFEYLGKQEQGAGGEIQLTDALAKTIDRIPFHGLRFKGDRFDCGDKLGFMEANVAFALARDDLNEGMTRMLKKYVKD
- a CDS encoding UDP-glucose/GDP-mannose dehydrogenase family protein, which produces MRIAMIGTGYVGLVSGACFSEFGVDVVCVDKDQGKIDRLGEGIMPIFEPGLDDLVASNVKAGRLSFTTDLKQAVSGVDVVFICVGTPTEPGGGHADLSYVYAAAREIAEAMDGYAVIVNKSTVPVGTGDEVSKVICEANPKADFDVVSNPEFLREGSAIHDFMRPDRVVIGTEVERAQEVMRNLYRPLYLIETPILFTQRQTAELIKYAANTFLATKITFINEISDLCEKVGADVQDVAKGIGLDGRIGSKFLHSGPGYGGSCFPKDTLALVHTAQDVGSPLRIVEAVVDINDKRKKHMADRVIAACDGSLEGKTVAVLGVTFKPNTDDMRDSPSLDIIPAMQKAGATIRAFDPEGMTEAGEMLDGVDWCEESYATMEGADVLVIITEWNAFRGLDFERVKSLLNKPILVDLRNIYNPDEMAAAGIDYHCLGRPTK